A single window of Kitasatospora cineracea DNA harbors:
- a CDS encoding amino acid adenylation domain-containing protein has product MLTSSPRPSGWEPAGPLGEPALPPDAGTIHGAFLHRAQTSPDATAVVHAGERLSYRQLADRATAYATGLQHSGVRPGDRVAVRMHRSADLIALLLGIMAAGAAYVPIDHSTPTARARQVIEDCAPALTVTDRPPADEQLPSRTLHPTALHPTAPPAPAPPALPPLPDDAPAYLIYTSGSTGRPKGVVVPHRNVLALVRATAPGLGLGPDQVWSWFHSVAFDFSVWEIWGCLTTGGRLVVVGEEARTCAADFTTLILAEGVTVLSQTPTAFAGLMGTLLAAADTVPVRTVVFGGERLDTRGLLPWLELLPPPACRLVNMFGITETTVHVTWQLVGRAEALDGSPSVGHPLPGWNVQVVDRDRRPLPPGESGEIAVGGAGLATGYWNRPDLTAERFAPCPVTGSRRYYSGDLGRLLPDGRLEHLGRLDEQVKLRGFRIELGDIRSALLGDDSIAAAAVVLHRPVPGDGALDRLDAYVVAEPGREETARTVRARLTDLLPDYMLPATVTLLPALPLTANGKLDTTALPRPATTPAAPPVLSADNTAPETDGTARLVHDSWSRVLGAPAGPDVNFFDAGGNSLLAARLAAHLRAAGLAHTRIKDVLLAPTPAALTRRLTPTTA; this is encoded by the coding sequence GTGCTGACCTCCTCGCCCCGCCCCTCGGGCTGGGAACCCGCCGGCCCCCTCGGAGAACCCGCCCTCCCCCCGGACGCCGGGACGATCCACGGCGCGTTCCTCCACCGGGCCCAGACGTCCCCGGACGCCACCGCCGTGGTCCACGCCGGCGAACGCCTCTCCTACCGGCAGCTCGCCGACCGCGCGACCGCCTACGCCACCGGCCTGCAGCACAGCGGAGTCCGCCCCGGCGACCGGGTCGCGGTCCGGATGCACCGCTCCGCCGACCTGATCGCCCTGCTGCTCGGCATCATGGCCGCCGGAGCCGCCTACGTGCCGATCGACCACAGCACCCCCACCGCCCGGGCCCGCCAGGTGATCGAGGACTGCGCCCCGGCCCTGACCGTCACCGACCGGCCCCCCGCCGACGAACAGCTACCCAGCCGAACCCTCCACCCCACCGCCCTCCACCCCACCGCCCCTCCCGCCCCCGCCCCTCCCGCCCTCCCCCCGCTCCCGGACGACGCCCCCGCCTACCTCATCTACACCTCCGGCTCCACCGGCCGCCCCAAGGGCGTGGTCGTCCCGCACCGCAACGTCCTGGCCCTCGTGCGCGCCACCGCCCCCGGCCTCGGCCTCGGCCCGGACCAGGTCTGGAGCTGGTTCCACTCGGTGGCCTTCGACTTCTCCGTCTGGGAGATCTGGGGCTGCCTCACCACCGGCGGCCGCCTGGTCGTCGTCGGCGAGGAGGCCCGCACCTGCGCCGCCGACTTCACCACGCTGATCCTCGCCGAGGGCGTCACCGTGCTGTCCCAGACCCCGACCGCGTTCGCCGGCCTGATGGGCACCCTGCTCGCCGCGGCCGACACCGTGCCGGTCCGCACCGTCGTGTTCGGCGGCGAACGCCTGGACACCCGCGGACTGCTGCCGTGGCTGGAGCTGCTCCCCCCGCCCGCGTGCCGACTGGTCAACATGTTCGGCATCACCGAGACCACCGTCCACGTCACCTGGCAACTGGTCGGCCGCGCCGAGGCCCTGGACGGCTCCCCGTCGGTCGGCCACCCGCTGCCGGGCTGGAACGTCCAGGTGGTGGACCGCGACCGCCGCCCGCTGCCCCCGGGCGAGAGCGGCGAGATCGCGGTCGGCGGCGCCGGCCTCGCCACCGGCTACTGGAACCGCCCCGACCTCACCGCGGAACGCTTCGCCCCCTGCCCGGTGACCGGCAGCCGCCGGTACTACTCGGGCGACCTGGGCCGACTGCTGCCCGACGGCCGACTGGAACACCTGGGCCGGCTGGACGAGCAGGTGAAGCTGCGCGGCTTCCGGATCGAACTCGGCGACATCCGCTCCGCCCTGCTCGGCGACGACAGCATCGCCGCGGCCGCGGTCGTCCTGCACCGCCCGGTCCCCGGCGACGGCGCGCTCGACCGCCTCGACGCCTACGTCGTCGCCGAACCCGGCCGCGAGGAGACCGCCCGCACCGTCCGCGCCCGCCTGACCGACCTGCTGCCCGACTACATGCTCCCCGCCACGGTCACCCTGCTGCCCGCCCTCCCGCTGACCGCCAACGGCAAGCTCGACACCACCGCCCTGCCCCGACCGGCCACCACCCCCGCCGCTCCCCCGGTGTTGTCCGCGGACAACACCGCCCCCGAGACCGACGGCACCGCACGCCTGGTGCACGACAGCTGGTCCCGGGTCCTCGGCGCCCCGGCGGGCCCGGACGTGAACTTCTTCGACGCGGGCGGCAACTCCCTGCTCGCCGCCCGGCTCGCCGCGCACCTGCGCGCCGCCGGCCTGGCCCACACCCGGATCAAGGACGTCCTGCTCGCACCGACCCCCGCCGCCCTGACCAGACGCCTCACCCCCACCACCGCCTGA
- a CDS encoding ATP-grasp domain-containing protein: protein MDTRTVVAVMSLGGAFDLMVDLVEAAGTDYRLLIVNGGEQRWEPHEVAALDGLVEHFDAAGLDAAATRAGLAARGVAGVVAFRDELLVRTAGIAEGLGLPYHSPETARRLTDKYLQRQALACAGLPQPRFAAFTDPADAPAAARAVGFPAVLKPLAGSGSRNVFTVADPAGLDTALETAHGAESGWLLEERMQGTRHPGADWLADYVSVETLALGDDQYWHLGVTDRLPMYPPLLEGGACTPSLLPEPVRAQVCEVTRHALAALGVQTGVSHTEIKLTPDGPRIIEVNGRIGGLLPQLTRTANGLDLVRLALDSATGRADRHPVTDGDISFAFFTQMPPGSRRVAALADADTAGTIDGVWRVDVHHTVGAPVDARAGLLGRVQTVFATAPDADGLLTSYRRLRTWADRGNVFENDLAAAAAHRG from the coding sequence ATGGACACGCGTACGGTTGTCGCGGTCATGAGCCTGGGCGGCGCCTTCGACCTGATGGTGGACCTGGTCGAAGCCGCCGGCACCGACTACCGGCTGCTGATCGTGAACGGCGGCGAGCAGCGCTGGGAGCCGCACGAGGTCGCGGCCCTCGACGGGCTGGTCGAGCATTTCGACGCGGCCGGCCTGGACGCCGCCGCGACCCGCGCGGGCCTGGCCGCCCGCGGGGTCGCCGGCGTGGTGGCCTTCCGCGACGAACTGCTGGTCCGCACCGCCGGGATCGCCGAGGGCCTGGGCCTGCCGTACCACAGCCCCGAGACCGCCCGGCGGCTGACCGACAAGTACCTGCAACGCCAGGCCCTGGCCTGCGCCGGGCTCCCCCAGCCGCGCTTCGCCGCCTTCACCGACCCCGCCGACGCCCCCGCGGCGGCCCGGGCGGTGGGCTTCCCCGCCGTGCTCAAACCGCTCGCCGGCAGCGGCAGCCGCAACGTGTTCACCGTCGCCGACCCGGCCGGACTCGACACCGCGCTGGAGACCGCGCACGGAGCGGAGAGCGGCTGGCTGCTCGAGGAACGCATGCAGGGCACCCGGCACCCGGGCGCCGACTGGCTGGCCGACTACGTGTCGGTGGAGACCCTCGCCCTGGGCGACGACCAGTACTGGCACCTGGGGGTGACCGACCGGCTGCCGATGTACCCGCCCCTGCTGGAGGGCGGCGCCTGCACCCCCTCCCTGCTGCCCGAACCCGTCCGCGCCCAGGTCTGCGAGGTGACCCGGCACGCCCTGGCCGCCCTCGGCGTGCAGACCGGCGTCAGCCACACCGAGATCAAACTGACCCCCGACGGCCCCCGGATCATCGAGGTCAACGGCCGCATCGGCGGCCTGCTCCCGCAACTCACCCGCACCGCGAACGGCCTGGACCTGGTCCGCCTCGCCCTCGACTCCGCCACCGGCCGCGCCGACCGCCACCCGGTCACCGACGGGGACATCTCCTTCGCCTTCTTCACCCAGATGCCGCCGGGCTCCCGCCGGGTCGCCGCCCTCGCGGACGCGGACACCGCCGGCACGATCGACGGGGTCTGGCGGGTCGACGTGCACCACACCGTCGGCGCCCCGGTGGACGCCCGGGCCGGACTGCTCGGCCGGGTGCAGACCGTCTTCGCCACCGCCCCCGACGCCGACGGACTGCTCACCTCCTACCGGCGCCTGCGCACCTGGGCGGACCGCGGCAACGTCTTCGAGAACGACCTGGCGGCCGCGGCGGCCCACCGTGGCTGA
- a CDS encoding non-ribosomal peptide synthetase, whose amino-acid sequence MNEARSKATPEQVEVWLAVQREPESGRFNIPVDLEFTPGVDLPALRGALQDLVSRHPLLRSAFVTEGPDLLRVEHPTAPVPLMVRRSTTPYDPATAAREAAALSARPFDTTRAPLLRAEVLHHPDGALLVLVVHHLVCDGWSQQVLLDDLIAAYRTRLQPTPGEPGPPVLSADNIPPAPPVLSADNIPPAAAVLSADNTAPTAPSAPVLSADNIPSTAPMLSADNIPSPTPVLSADNTTPATTPAPDAATAYWQGLLGDELPSLAPLPDLNRPSATPGAPAWETAALDARTMTGIRDLARAELASPATVLLACWLTLLHAWSAAEAGTSGMLFAARHGDERSVDLQARVLPVVSEVSAGTAFRDLVVALRDQVWDSLDHCTVPSAQLRTLRREAGHRSLIDPCVFMHFPEPEGEWEVPGARIRLVEHDTPAAKYDFSLVVLEQANGARVRVDFDSAVYRSATARVFLDQFTALAAAAAADPAASCGALVAGSDTFTPFSAVDDTLPLERTPVHELVLARAARTPDAIALRHGPQTVTYRELAHRAQALSTWLRTRGVRNGDLVALLLPRGTTSIVLWLATLIAGAGYLPLDPVYPDAQLQAVLDDAAPRITIGTDGLLGRVTLPPGSAFTVEEALWGALDRSPTAPAPAPVRVGPDGVFNVLYTSGSTGRPKGVVLSHEGFTRLLSRPDFLDLDETDVVAHLCPLNFDGATYEVWGALAAGAEVVVVGKELVLSPEELRTVFLEHGVTTMLASTPLMNRLIEDVPDVFQTLRRVFCGGEMISVPHMSKVLRWAAPGTVLHGYGPTENSFTSTWWPVTGTDDCARTVPIGAPVPGTRAVVVMDPVGMRAAPRGVPGELWLGGAGLARGYLGDPAATARRYVPDGFSGLPGQRLYRTGDRVRWTPDGLLEFIGRDDNQVKIRSQRVELGEVTSALAAHPQVQAAVVSVVRNRRGEKELAGFAVLEPGGRTEEVRAHLRTVLPSFAVPRYLVALDEMPLTPNGKVDRKRLPDPTTPPVLSADNIPPAPPMLSADNIPSPTQMLSADNIPPTPAVLSADNIPSATATAPAVADAPSTVEAVRAAWISLVEHDDFGPDDNFFDAGGHSLLLVALAQALRERLGTAPSVADLLRHTTVRAQATLLSATAPAPAPATAPPVLSADNIPPAPPMLSADNIPSPTQMLSADNIPPTPAVLSADNTGPAAPVLSADNTEAAPATHPGPTPRILVLSARDEAALAAIRSALADHLERTPGLRLADVATTLQQGREALDHRYAVVATDLDRAARALRSPQPGTPGVEGRTDPKAPARVIWSFGGTTADTTTARALADSPSARRRTQEAGLPGTPGRTGPVELFAAQLGLAEELTDRGLTSAAVTGAGAGLVTALVVAGALDFPAGLRLAEALAAPDATPAGLTALLRKLSPGPARTPLAAPVDDPAALAAALLSADGRPRVPATAAGTRTVVVDTGVGARPAMLSADNIVVPLTAGTTDDDGSGDGNDADDAPRTRLLTAVARLWCHGVPVALTEGTPGRRLRLPVYRFERAG is encoded by the coding sequence GTGAACGAAGCCCGGTCCAAGGCCACACCGGAGCAGGTGGAGGTGTGGCTGGCCGTCCAACGTGAGCCCGAGTCCGGCCGCTTCAACATCCCGGTCGACCTCGAGTTCACCCCGGGCGTCGACCTCCCGGCCCTGCGCGGCGCCCTGCAGGACCTCGTGTCCCGGCACCCCCTGCTGCGCAGCGCGTTCGTCACCGAAGGCCCCGACCTCCTCCGCGTCGAACACCCCACCGCCCCGGTCCCCCTGATGGTGCGCCGCTCGACCACCCCCTACGACCCGGCCACCGCCGCCCGCGAAGCCGCGGCCCTCTCCGCCCGCCCCTTCGACACCACCCGCGCCCCCCTGCTCCGGGCCGAGGTCCTCCACCACCCGGACGGCGCCCTGCTGGTGCTCGTCGTGCACCACCTGGTGTGCGACGGCTGGTCTCAACAGGTCCTCCTCGACGACCTGATCGCCGCCTACCGCACCCGCCTCCAGCCCACCCCGGGCGAACCCGGGCCCCCGGTGTTGTCCGCGGACAACATCCCGCCCGCACCCCCGGTGTTGTCCGCGGACAACATTCCCCCTGCCGCTGCCGTGTTGTCCGCGGACAACACGGCGCCCACCGCCCCCTCGGCCCCCGTGTTGTCCGCGGACAACATCCCGTCCACCGCCCCGATGTTGTCCGCGGACAACATCCCCTCCCCCACTCCGGTGTTGTCCGCGGACAACACCACCCCCGCAACCACCCCCGCGCCCGACGCCGCGACCGCCTACTGGCAGGGCCTGCTCGGGGACGAACTCCCCTCGCTGGCCCCGCTCCCCGACCTCAACCGCCCCTCCGCCACCCCCGGCGCCCCCGCCTGGGAGACCGCCGCGCTCGACGCCCGGACGATGACCGGCATCCGCGACCTGGCCCGCGCCGAACTCGCCTCGCCCGCCACCGTCCTGCTCGCCTGCTGGCTGACCCTGCTGCACGCCTGGAGCGCCGCCGAGGCCGGCACCTCCGGCATGCTCTTCGCCGCCCGGCACGGCGACGAGCGCTCGGTCGACCTCCAGGCCCGGGTCCTGCCGGTGGTCTCCGAGGTCTCCGCCGGCACCGCCTTCCGCGACCTGGTCGTCGCCCTGCGCGACCAGGTCTGGGACTCCCTCGACCACTGCACCGTCCCCTCCGCGCAACTGCGCACCCTGCGCCGCGAAGCCGGGCACCGCTCGCTGATCGACCCCTGCGTGTTCATGCACTTCCCCGAGCCCGAGGGCGAGTGGGAGGTCCCCGGCGCCCGGATCCGGCTGGTCGAGCACGACACCCCCGCCGCGAAGTACGACTTCTCCCTCGTGGTGCTGGAGCAGGCGAACGGCGCCCGGGTCCGGGTGGACTTCGACTCCGCGGTCTACCGCAGCGCCACCGCCCGGGTCTTCCTCGACCAGTTCACCGCCCTGGCCGCGGCCGCCGCCGCCGACCCGGCCGCCTCCTGCGGCGCCCTGGTCGCCGGCAGCGACACCTTCACCCCGTTCTCCGCGGTCGACGACACCCTCCCGCTGGAACGCACCCCGGTCCACGAACTGGTCCTGGCCCGCGCCGCCCGCACCCCCGACGCGATCGCGCTCCGCCACGGCCCGCAGACCGTCACCTACCGCGAACTCGCCCACCGCGCCCAGGCCCTGTCCACCTGGCTGCGCACCCGGGGAGTGCGCAACGGCGACCTGGTCGCCCTGCTGCTCCCCCGCGGCACCACCTCGATCGTGCTGTGGCTGGCCACCCTGATCGCCGGCGCCGGCTACCTGCCGCTCGACCCGGTCTACCCGGACGCCCAGCTGCAGGCCGTCCTCGACGACGCCGCGCCCCGGATCACCATCGGCACCGACGGCCTGCTCGGCCGGGTCACCCTGCCGCCCGGGAGCGCCTTCACCGTCGAGGAGGCCCTCTGGGGCGCCCTGGACCGGTCCCCGACCGCCCCCGCCCCGGCACCCGTCCGGGTCGGCCCCGACGGGGTGTTCAACGTCCTCTACACCTCCGGCTCCACCGGCCGCCCCAAGGGCGTCGTCCTCTCCCACGAGGGCTTCACCCGGCTGCTGTCCCGCCCCGACTTCCTCGACCTCGACGAGACCGACGTGGTCGCGCACCTGTGCCCGCTGAACTTCGACGGCGCCACCTACGAGGTCTGGGGCGCCCTCGCCGCCGGCGCCGAGGTCGTGGTCGTCGGCAAGGAACTGGTGCTCTCCCCCGAGGAGCTGCGCACCGTCTTCCTCGAGCACGGCGTCACCACGATGCTGGCCAGCACCCCCCTGATGAACCGCCTCATCGAGGACGTGCCGGACGTCTTCCAGACGCTGCGCCGGGTCTTCTGCGGCGGCGAGATGATCTCGGTCCCGCACATGTCCAAGGTGCTGCGCTGGGCCGCCCCCGGCACCGTCCTGCACGGGTACGGCCCCACCGAGAACTCCTTCACCTCCACCTGGTGGCCCGTCACCGGGACCGACGACTGCGCCCGGACCGTGCCCATCGGCGCCCCGGTGCCCGGCACCCGCGCCGTCGTCGTGATGGACCCGGTCGGCATGCGCGCCGCCCCCCGCGGCGTCCCCGGCGAACTCTGGCTCGGCGGCGCCGGCCTGGCCCGCGGCTACCTCGGCGACCCCGCCGCGACCGCCCGCCGCTACGTCCCCGACGGCTTCTCCGGCCTGCCCGGACAGCGGCTCTACCGCACCGGCGACCGGGTCCGCTGGACCCCCGACGGGCTGCTGGAGTTCATCGGCCGCGACGACAACCAGGTCAAGATCCGCTCCCAGCGCGTCGAACTGGGCGAGGTCACCTCCGCCCTCGCCGCCCACCCCCAGGTCCAGGCGGCCGTGGTCTCGGTGGTCCGCAACCGCCGGGGCGAGAAGGAACTGGCCGGCTTCGCGGTGCTGGAACCGGGCGGCCGCACCGAGGAGGTCCGCGCCCACCTGCGGACGGTGCTCCCCTCCTTCGCGGTCCCGCGCTACCTGGTCGCGCTGGACGAGATGCCGCTCACCCCGAACGGCAAGGTCGACCGCAAGCGCCTGCCCGACCCGACCACCCCACCCGTGTTGTCCGCGGACAACATCCCGCCCGCACCCCCGATGTTGTCCGCGGACAACATCCCCTCCCCCACCCAGATGTTGTCCGCGGACAACATTCCCCCCACGCCCGCCGTGTTGTCCGCGGACAACATTCCGTCCGCCACCGCCACCGCCCCGGCCGTCGCGGACGCCCCCAGCACGGTCGAGGCCGTCCGGGCCGCCTGGATCTCCCTGGTCGAGCACGACGACTTCGGCCCGGACGACAACTTCTTCGACGCCGGAGGCCACTCCCTCCTCCTGGTCGCCCTCGCCCAGGCCCTGCGCGAACGCCTCGGCACCGCCCCCAGCGTCGCCGACCTGCTCCGCCACACCACCGTCCGCGCCCAAGCCACCCTCCTGAGCGCCACCGCCCCCGCCCCCGCGCCCGCGACCGCCCCGCCCGTGTTGTCCGCGGACAACATCCCGCCCGCACCCCCGATGTTGTCCGCGGACAACATCCCCTCCCCCACCCAGATGTTGTCCGCGGACAACATTCCCCCCACGCCCGCCGTGTTGTCCGCGGACAACACCGGACCCGCCGCACCCGTGTTGTCCGCGGACAACACGGAGGCCGCCCCGGCCACGCACCCCGGCCCCACCCCCCGGATCCTCGTCCTGTCCGCCCGGGACGAAGCCGCCCTGGCCGCCATCCGCTCCGCCCTCGCGGACCACCTGGAGCGGACCCCGGGCCTGCGCCTCGCGGACGTGGCCACCACCCTCCAGCAGGGCCGCGAAGCCCTCGACCACCGGTACGCCGTGGTCGCCACCGACCTCGACCGGGCCGCCCGGGCCCTGCGCAGCCCGCAGCCCGGCACCCCCGGCGTCGAAGGCCGGACGGACCCCAAGGCCCCGGCCCGGGTGATCTGGTCCTTCGGCGGCACCACGGCCGACACCACCACCGCCCGCGCCCTCGCCGACTCGCCCTCCGCCCGCCGACGGACCCAGGAAGCGGGCCTGCCCGGCACCCCCGGCCGGACCGGCCCGGTGGAACTGTTCGCCGCCCAGCTCGGCCTGGCCGAGGAACTCACCGACCGGGGCCTGACCTCGGCGGCGGTGACCGGCGCGGGCGCCGGACTGGTCACGGCCCTGGTCGTCGCCGGCGCCCTCGACTTCCCCGCCGGCCTGCGCCTGGCCGAGGCCCTGGCCGCCCCGGACGCGACCCCCGCCGGCCTCACCGCCCTGCTGCGGAAGCTCTCCCCCGGCCCGGCCCGCACCCCGCTGGCCGCCCCGGTCGACGACCCGGCCGCGCTGGCCGCGGCCCTGCTGTCGGCCGACGGCCGCCCCCGCGTCCCGGCCACCGCGGCCGGCACCCGCACCGTCGTCGTCGACACCGGCGTCGGCGCCCGGCCCGCGATGTTGTCCGCGGACAACATCGTGGTCCCCCTGACCGCAGGCACCACCGACGACGACGGCAGCGGCGACGGCAACGACGCCGACGACGCACCACGGACCCGGCTCCTGACGGCCGTGGCCCGGCTGTGGTGCCACGGCGTCCCCGTGGCACTGACCGAAGGCACCCCCGGACGCCGCCTACGGCTGCCGGTGTACCGGTTCGAACGAGCCGGATGA
- a CDS encoding thioesterase II family protein, with the protein MADLVPLVCLAPAGAGASFFAPWGDAAERAGFALTAIDLPGRERRFAEPPVHSVPAAAEHLHPEVSALLAGPGGGVLLGHCLGAWVAYHLARLLTRAPQPPRLLLCASGSAAPGTVLGRRATGLPDDAFLRTVEHNTGFVHPAFQDEELRELLLPALRADVEAAESYRPDWPGRTPFPVLAWRARADRLVPAAEAAAWQRTAGSFAGLTEYPGDHMSLPEHGPALLPALARTWHSLFPVPATAASVEHPC; encoded by the coding sequence GTGGCTGACCTCGTCCCCCTGGTCTGCCTCGCCCCGGCCGGCGCGGGGGCGAGCTTCTTCGCCCCCTGGGGCGACGCCGCCGAACGGGCCGGCTTCGCCCTCACCGCGATCGACCTGCCCGGCCGCGAACGCCGCTTCGCCGAACCCCCCGTCCACAGCGTGCCCGCGGCCGCCGAGCACCTGCACCCCGAGGTCTCCGCGCTCCTGGCCGGCCCCGGCGGGGGCGTCCTGCTCGGCCACTGCCTGGGCGCCTGGGTGGCCTACCACCTGGCCCGGCTGCTCACCCGGGCCCCGCAGCCCCCGCGCCTGCTGCTGTGCGCCAGCGGCTCGGCCGCGCCCGGCACCGTACTGGGCCGCCGCGCGACCGGCCTGCCCGACGACGCGTTCCTGCGGACCGTCGAGCACAACACCGGCTTCGTCCACCCGGCCTTCCAGGACGAGGAACTGCGCGAACTGCTGCTGCCCGCCCTGCGCGCGGACGTCGAGGCCGCCGAGTCCTACCGGCCCGACTGGCCGGGCCGCACCCCGTTCCCGGTGCTGGCCTGGCGCGCCCGCGCCGACCGCCTGGTGCCCGCGGCCGAGGCCGCCGCCTGGCAGCGGACCGCGGGCAGCTTCGCCGGCCTGACCGAGTACCCGGGCGACCACATGTCCCTGCCCGAACACGGCCCCGCCCTGCTGCCCGCCCTCGCCCGCACCTGGCACTCCCTCTTCCCCGTCCCCGCCACCGCCGCCTCCGTGGAGCACCCGTGCTGA
- a CDS encoding phosphopantetheine-binding protein has protein sequence MQTTDTLARTVHETWAAALGHDRFNDDDYFFSVGGTSLSALKVAARLTAALGRQVPVRLIFTCQTVSALTAALAQPN, from the coding sequence ATGCAGACCACCGACACCCTGGCCCGCACCGTGCACGAGACCTGGGCCGCCGCCCTGGGCCACGACCGCTTCAACGACGACGACTACTTCTTCTCCGTCGGCGGCACCTCGCTGAGCGCCCTGAAGGTCGCCGCCCGCCTCACCGCGGCCCTCGGCCGCCAGGTCCCGGTCCGCCTGATCTTCACCTGCCAGACGGTCTCCGCCCTCACCGCCGCCCTGGCCCAACCGAACTGA
- a CDS encoding acyl carrier protein produces MREWSLDEIGTTIRTMLTEDLYLPLDPAAIRPDVDLVDDLGLGSLDLSELRGLCENRFGVPIAETDFNPVHFHSVDTLSALLAHSLGRRPAPAA; encoded by the coding sequence ATGCGTGAGTGGTCCCTGGACGAGATCGGCACCACCATCCGCACGATGCTCACCGAAGACCTCTACCTCCCGCTCGACCCGGCGGCGATCCGGCCGGACGTCGACCTGGTCGACGACCTCGGCCTGGGCTCGCTGGACCTCTCCGAACTGCGGGGCCTGTGCGAGAACCGGTTCGGCGTGCCGATCGCCGAGACGGACTTCAACCCCGTGCACTTCCACTCGGTGGACACCCTGAGCGCCCTGCTGGCCCACTCCCTCGGCCGCCGCCCCGCCCCGGCCGCCTGA
- a CDS encoding ketopantoate reductase family protein translates to MSGTPAAAPAPEQQPASRQPAPEQQPAGLRHAVLGAGGVGLSLAADLARAGQRVVLVMRPSSLADYRGAVRVRSAGQGDFRVPVPAVARLDEPVDVLWIAVKQPRLAAALQSVSAAAAPALVVPLLNGIDHLPLLERDFGDRVVAGAIRIEAHRTAVGEVVRDSLFTQLELARRNGSRDGLDPLVAALRTAGIRAVPGRDAQTVLWHKAVLLAPLALATLAVSGPLEQVRAEAEAGTLMLACARELCAVATALGVPDLDPDHLIRTLESLPGRTTPSLSRDPAELDAIGGSVLRAAERAGVPAPATRALLRPRNPAAPNNPNTPKTRTHGQTTKAGSGNA, encoded by the coding sequence GTGAGCGGCACCCCGGCCGCGGCACCCGCGCCGGAGCAGCAGCCCGCCTCCCGGCAACCCGCGCCGGAGCAGCAGCCCGCCGGGCTGCGCCACGCCGTGCTCGGCGCGGGCGGCGTGGGCCTCTCCCTGGCCGCGGACCTGGCCCGCGCCGGACAGCGGGTCGTCCTGGTGATGCGCCCGTCCTCGCTGGCCGACTACCGGGGCGCGGTGCGGGTGCGCTCCGCCGGACAGGGCGACTTCCGGGTCCCGGTCCCGGCGGTGGCCCGGCTGGACGAACCCGTCGACGTGCTGTGGATCGCGGTCAAGCAGCCCCGGCTCGCCGCCGCCCTGCAGTCGGTGTCCGCCGCAGCCGCGCCCGCGCTGGTGGTGCCGCTGCTCAACGGCATCGACCACCTGCCGCTGCTGGAACGCGACTTCGGCGACCGGGTGGTGGCCGGGGCGATCCGGATCGAGGCCCACCGCACCGCGGTCGGCGAAGTGGTCCGCGACTCGCTGTTCACCCAGCTGGAACTCGCCCGCCGCAACGGCTCCCGGGACGGCCTGGACCCCCTCGTCGCCGCCCTGCGGACGGCCGGCATCCGCGCGGTCCCCGGCCGCGACGCCCAGACGGTGCTGTGGCACAAGGCCGTCCTGCTCGCCCCGCTGGCCCTGGCGACCCTGGCCGTCTCCGGCCCGCTCGAACAGGTCCGGGCCGAGGCCGAGGCCGGCACCCTGATGCTGGCCTGCGCCCGGGAGCTGTGCGCGGTGGCCACCGCCCTCGGCGTACCGGACCTGGACCCGGACCACCTGATCCGCACCCTCGAGTCCCTGCCCGGCCGGACCACCCCCTCGCTCAGCCGCGACCCCGCCGAACTGGACGCCATCGGCGGCTCGGTCCTGCGCGCGGCCGAACGCGCGGGCGTACCGGCCCCGGCGACCCGGGCCCTGCTGCGGCCGCGGAACCCGGCCGCCCCGAACAACCCGAACACCCCGAAGACCCGGACCCACGGGCAGACGACGAAGGCGGGCAGTGGCAATGCGTGA